A single region of the Triticum dicoccoides isolate Atlit2015 ecotype Zavitan chromosome 2B, WEW_v2.0, whole genome shotgun sequence genome encodes:
- the LOC119363983 gene encoding UDP-N-acetylglucosamine transferase subunit ALG13 homolog — protein sequence MGDRERRVVFVTVGTTCFDALVKVVDSEELKQALLQKGYTDLLIQMGRGTYKPSKTSGNSSLQVEHFTFSPSIADNIREASLVISHAGSGSIFETLRLGKPLIVVVNEDLMDNHQSELAEELAERNHLFCAHPQTLRETVEAMDLNALQPYVPGEAKPVVALINSLGFPVD from the exons ATGGGAGATAGAGAAAGGCGAgtggtgtttgtcacagtagggacGACGTGTTTCGATGCTCTTGTCAAAGTGGTAGATTCTGAGGAACTCAAACAAGCACTACTGCAGAAAGGTTACACAGACCTTCTGATTCAAATGGGCCGAGGAACATACAAGCCATCCAAG ACCTCAGGAAATTCAAGTCTTCAAGTTGAGCATTTCACTTTTTCACCAAGCATAGCTGACAACATACGGGAAGCATCCTTAGTCATCAGTCATGCAG GTTCTGGCAGCATATTTGAGACGCTGCGACTGGGCAAACCTCTTATCGTGGTTGTGAATGAAGACCTGATGGACAATCACCAAAGCGAGCTAGCAGAGGAACTGGCCGAGAGGAATCACCTTTTCTGTGCCCATCCACAGACGTTGCGGGAGACCGTTGAGGCGATGGATCTGAACGCGCTCCAGCCTTACGTGCCAGGGGAGGCCAAGCCAGTTGTGGCACTGATAAACAGTCTTGGTTTTCCTGTTGATTGA